The Embleya scabrispora genome contains the following window.
CACGATCGCGAACCGGCGGGCGTCGGGGGCGGTGGCGTAGGCGGCCTGCTCCTCCTCCGGCCGCGCAGTCGGCAACAGTACGGCGATCGTTGCCAGGGAGACGAGCCCCAGACCGGCCGGCACGGCCATCGGCACCTGCCAACCGCTGTGCCGGCCCAGCCAGGTCCCGGCGGGGACGCCGAGGACGAGGGCCAGCGACCCGGCGACGGACAACGCCCCGAGCACCCGCCCGCGGACCTCGGCCGCGAACAGACCGACCGCGACCGGCGCCATCACCGCCCAGAACAGCGCCTGGGCGAGCGCCGTCGACAATCGCGCCCCGAGCAGCAGTCCGTACGCGCTCGCCGACGCCGCGACCAGGCTGGACACGACGAGCGCGGCCAGTACGCCCGAGAGCACATGCCGTCGGGGCACCGCCCGCACGAGGTGCGCAAGCGGCACGGAGGCGACGGCCACGGTCACGCCGTAGCCGGTGACCAGCAGGCCGACCGCCGGCACCGACACATGCAGGCCGGCGGAGATCAGCTCCAGGAGGCCCACCGGCAGGTTCTCCGCCGTGTTGAAGGTGAAGGCGGCGAGCATCAGCGCCGCGAGTATCGCCGCCCTGTGCCACGGAGCCGGTCGTACCGGGCCGCCGAGGGGTGCTCCCGATCTTGCTCGCATCCGCGCCGTGACACCGTCCATGGCACCACCCCACCCGGCGCGCCGACCCCGCCGCAACCGGAATTCGTCGGGCAGCAGGGCCGAGCCGCGCCCGTCAGGGCCGCGTACCCGCTTCGTGTACGTCGGATTCGCCCGCGTCGTCGGCACGATCCTGCGCCCCGAAGAGCCTTTGCGCGATGACCGCGGTGCCCGGTGCGTCGCGCCCGCCCGGGCCGGGGAGCACCTCTACCGCCTCGTCGACGAGCTCTTCGCCGCAGTGACCGCACGTCACCGTGGGTGTGCACGGCCGTCCGCAGCTCTTGTGCACCAGCCGCATCGGGACTCCGTCCACGGCCAGGTGCCGGTCCCCCCAGGCCAGGAGGCTCAGGACGACGCCGTAGAGGTCGCGGCCCGCGTCCGTGAGGTGGTACTCGTGGCGCACGGGGCGCTGTTGGTAGGGCTCCCGAACCACGAGTCCGGCGGCCCGGAGGCGGTCCAGGCGATCGGCCAGGACGTTCGTGGCGATGTCGAGATCGCGACGCAGTTCGTCGAAACGCACCAATCCCAGGAACAGGTCACGCAGCACGAGCAGCGCCCACGGGTCCGCGATCAGGGCGGCGGTACGGGCCACCGAGCAGGACATGTCCGCGAATCGGTCTTTGTTCACCCGGATCAGGCTAGTGCCTTGTATTCGGCAAGTCACTGCGCCTACGGTGACTTGCAGAAGACAAGTCACTGGTTCGAGGCCGGAGGCCGGCATGTACCACACGATCGTGCGCGCGAAGACGCGGAGGATCTGGGCTCGCATGGCTCGGGGCGACTACCGGGCGGCGGTGGACATGGCCGCGCCGACGGTGCGCTTTCGCTTCGTCGGGGACGCCGCGCCCGCCGCGGAACTGGTCGGCCGGGATGCGTTCGAACAGTGGTTCGCCGATCTGTACAGGCTGCTGCCCGACCTGCGGCTGCGGCTGACCGACGTGGTGGCCAAGGGGTGGCCGTGGAAGACGACGGTCGTGGTCCGGCTGGCCGTCACCGCGACCCTGGCCGACGGCAGCCGCTACGAGAACGAGGGCGTCCAGTGGGTCACCCTGCGCTGGGGCCGCATGGTCGACGACTACGTCCTGGAGGACACGGCCCGCCTCGCCGCCGCGATCGAGCGCCAACACCACGCCGTCGCCCAGGCGGCGGGCGGCCGCTGACCGGAGCGGGCGCGGGGCGGTCACCCGGGAACACGGCGGCGGCCGCGCATCGCCGACACGCCGGCCGCGCCCGGACTACCGGGACGCGGCGGTGCCGAGACGCCACCATGGGGCCATGGCCACACGTGGGAAGCCGACTTCCGAGGACGCGGGCGTCGACGAGGACACGATCGTCGACGAGTTGTACGGCCTCGCCCCCGACGAGTTCGTCGCCGCCCGCGACGCGCACGCCCACACCGCCCGCGCCGGCGGTGACCGGGCCCTGGCAGGCCGGATCGGCGATCTGCGGCGCCCCGTCCTGGCGGCCTGGCTCGCGAACCTCCTGGTCCGCGAACACCGCGACGAAATCGACGCCTTCCTCCGACTCGGCGCCGCCATGCGCGACGCACAGGAGCAGTTGCAGGGCCCCGAACTGCGCGAACTCTCCCGCCAACGCCACCGCGTGATCGACGCGCTCCAACACCGGGCCCTCGCCCTCGCCGCCTCCCACGACCACCCCTCCCTCGGCGACACCACCCTCCGTGATCTCCAGGACACCCTGAACACGGCCCTGGCCGACCCCGAAGCCGCGCAACGACTCGCCGCCGGCAGACTCACCGCCCCACTGCACCCCGAGGACGCCTTCGCCGCCGCCCCGACGGGCCCGACGACCGAGCGAGACGAGGCCGCTCCACCCGCCGAGGCCGGGAAGACGGGGAAGACGGGGAAGGCCACCAAGGGAACCAAGGGAACCAAGGGAACCAAGGGAGCCCGGGACGCCAAAGCCACGCAGGGCGACCACGCGGCCGAAGAGCGCGCCGCCCGCGAACGCGCCCGAAAGCAGTACGAATCCGAACTCGCCCACGCCCGCACCACCGTCGACGCCGCGGAGAAGTCCGCCCGGCAGGCAACCCGCACGGCCCGGGAACGCCGCACCGCCGCCGAAAAAGCCCGAGCCGGCCACACAAAAGCCCTCGCCGAGGCCGAAGCCCTGGCCACCCGCCTCGAAAAGGCCCGCACCCGGGCCGCCCGTCTCGGCACCGCGGCCGACAAGGCGGAAGCCGAACGGACGCGCGCGGACCAGGCGGCCCAAGACGCCTCGGCCGCTGCCCGATCCGCCCGCGACGACCTCGACCGGGTCACCGCCACGCGCCCCGACTGAGCGGGGATCACCCGTCAAGGAACCGCGACAACTCCCCCGCCACGAAACGTGGGTTCTCCTCGACCAGCCAGTGCCCCGCGTTCGGCACATCCACCGCCCGCACGATGTCGGTCACGCGCGGCGCCACCGTGCCCCGGATCGCGTCGAGTTGCCCCTGCGCGGTCATCAGCAGTGTCGGCACACGTACCGGTGCCACCGCCACGGTGTCGCTGACGTCCTTGTCCAAGGCACGATAAAGCTCGAAGCCCCCCGACAGAACACCGGGCCGGCTGTAGGTGCGGGCATACTCCTCGACCTCCGCGTCGTCGAACGGGGATCGGTCCGAATTGCCGCCGAACGCCGAACCACCGAAGGCGACTTGGGGATAGAACAGCGCCAGGTACTTCCGGACGTCATTGCCCACGACCGCCTCGGGGACCCGCCGCTGGGAGTGAAAAGCGATGTGCCAACTCAGCGTTCGATACGTGCGCGCATCGATCGCGGGTCCGGGCAACGGCAGATCCAGGTAGCCGAGCCGAGCCGTGTCGCCGGGGAACTGCCCGGCGTACTGGAATGCCACCGCGGCCCCGAAGTCGTGCCCGACGACGCGGGCGTCACGCACCCCGAGCCGATCGGCGATCAGCGTGTGGACGTACCGCGCCAGGGTTGCCTTGTCGTACCCGGTCGGCGATCCGGTGCTGTCGCCCAGTCCGGGCAGGTCCACGGCGTACACGGTGTGGCGCTTGGCGAGTTCCGGCATGATCGGCCACCAGCCGTACCAGGTCTGCGGCCACCCGTGCAGCAACACCACCGGCGTGCCGCTGCCACCCGTCACATAGTGCATGCGGACGCCGTCGACATCGGCGAACTCATGCCGAAACGAACCCTCGAAGTCGCGATCACCCCGAGTCGCGGCGGCGTAGGAGGGCACATCGTCGCCACTCGACGCCGAACAGCCGGCAACGCCGACCGTGAGCAGAAGCGCAAGTACGAAGGCCACCACCACCCGCCCGGATCGAAGAAGGCGACGCGGCAACAACCCTGGTCCGAAATTCATGTATTCCTGCCCTCGGGACGGGGGATCACCGGCCGTCCGCGAAACCCGCCCGACGGCACCCGGTGACTACGGGAACCGAACGACCCCGGCAACCAGCGGCTCGTTCGACGCACCCCAGCCTCGCCGGCCCACACCACGGCGGCACGAAATCTTGCGGTTATGGCAAGTCCGGCCGATAGGGCGGTAGCCCGGTGCGCGATCGTGGTGCCTCCGACCTCCGACCTCCGAGGCGGGGCACCACGATCGGCATGGGTCAGGACTGCCGGCGCTCGATGGTGACGGACTGTATGACGATGTCCGTGAGCGGGCGGTCGTTCCTGCCCGTCGGGGCCTTCGCGATGGCGTCGACGACCTCCCGGCCCTGGACCACCTCGCCGAAGATCGTGTGCCGGTTGGTGAGGTGCGACGTCGGGGCGACGGTGATGAAGAACTGGGAGCCGTTGGTTCCCGGTCCGGCATTGGCCATCGCCAGCAGGTAGGGCCGGTCGAACTTCAGGGCGGGGTGGAACTCGTCCTCGAACTCGTATCCCGGCCCGCCCATGCCCGTTCCCTCGGGGTCGCCGCCCTGGACATGAAGGCGTCGATCACCCTATGGAAGATCGTTCCGTTGTACAGCGCTCCCTTCCCGGGCGCGCCGGTCGACGGATCACGCCACTGGCGACTGCCGTCGGCCAGTCCGACGAAGTTGGCGACGGTTTCCGGCGCGTGCTCGGGAAACAGTCGCACGACGACCTGTCCGAGCGTCGTGTTCAGCGTGGCAATCAGTTCTTCCGCCATCGATATCCCGTCCTCTCATGCGCGACCCGTGCGGGCCGCCCGCCACATGCAAGCACGCAATCGCCCACCGCAGACCCACCCGCACCGCAACAACAACGGATTCCCGCCGAAAACCCCGCCCCCCGCCCGCACTCCCACACGTAGGCTGTGGAGGTGACCGGCCCACTGTCCGACCCATCCGATCCGGACTTCTACGCCCTCGTCGCCACGGCCCGCACCGTCCTCGGAGCAGGCATCGGCGACGATCCCGACACGTGGGAAGCCGCTGTGGGGCCGGACCACCTCGACGTTCCGGGTGACGGACTCCTGCGGCGGGATCACGGGCTCGTGGAAATCTCCTTCGCGCCCGCGCCGGGAGGACGGATGGCCTGCTTCGGCTTCGGCGTGAAGATCCACCGGCTGATCCACGATCGCACTCGGCGCACGGTGCCGTCGCCCCTGTCCCGGAGGTACGGGCCGTTCGCGCCCCGCATCCGCTTCGACGAGCTCCGGGCCCGTGTCACGGGTCTGGGCCACACGGTCGAAACGGACGACGGGACGGGCGACATCCATCGCTACCGCGTGGCCGAATCCGGCGCCCGCATCTTCGTCATCGCGGATCCCGACCCCTACGCCCGCGGCGACCACGAGCCACCCGGCCCGCAGGATCATCAGGCGGGCGACGTATGGTCCATCGACGTGTCACCGGCCTGGTGGGACCCGCGGTAGCGAACCCGGCCGGGGACGATGGCCGCCCCCGCCCCGCCCCCGCACACGTCAGCCCAATGCCTCCGCGAGCACCGTCGCGGTCTCGGCGAGCAGCGCCTCATCGGCCGGCGCCGCGGCGTCGTCCTTCGTGGACAGGACCGCCATCACGATCGGCCCCCGGTCCGGCGGCCGGACGATGGCCACGTCGTTGGTGGTGCCGCAGCTTCCGGTGCCGGTCTTGTCCGCGACGACCCAGCCCGCGGGAAGCCCCGCCCGCAGCCGCTTGCCGCCGGTCGTGTTGGCCAGCAGCCACCCGGTCAACCGCTCGCGGTCCCGCGCGTCGAGCGCGCCACCCAGCGCGAGCCGGGCGTAGGTCCGGCCGAGTGCACGCGGACTCGACGTGTCCGTCACCCGCCCCGGCTCCGCCGAATTCAGCGCGGGCTCCCACCGGTCTAGTCGAGTCACTTCGTCCCCGACGGACCGACAGAAACCGGTCACCGCGCCGGGACCGCCGAGCCGACGCAGCAGCAGATTCGCCGCCCCGTTGTCGCTGTAGGCGATGGCGGCGGCGCACAGGTCCGCGACGATCATGCCGTCGGCCAGATTCTCGGGCCGCCCCGTGATCGGCGCGTACCCGGACTCGGTGACGTCCTTCTCCGTGTACCGGATGCGACTGCCCAGGAACTGCCCGTCCCGATCGAGGTCCCGCAGCACCGCGGCCACCGCGATGGTCTTGAACGACGAACACATCGGGAACAGTTCATCCGCACGATGGACCACGGCCCGCCCGGAAACCGCATCACACGCGAACACCCCGAGCCGCGCCGAATGCGCCCGCTCCAGCGCCCGCAACCGCCCGACGACCCCCCGGTCGTCCAGACCCCGCGCGACGGCGCTTCCGGCACCCGGAACAACAACGGCGAGGACCCCCGCGGCCACCCCACCGAGAACCCCGCGCCGACTCGGACCGAACTCCACAACCGTCTCCCTCGCCTCGGACACCGACCGGCGCACAGGCCGGCGATCTTCCCGCCTGCCCTCCCCCGAGATCCCTTACACCCGAAACACACTCGCCCCGCCGTCAGGGGCCGAGGGCTCCCGGCTCTCCTTCAGGGCAGCCAGGCTGATGCGCTGAACCACGGGGTTCATCGATTCGCCCTTCGCGTCCGTGGAGCCCACCGACACGACCAGCGTGCGACTCAGGTCCTCGGGTGCGGCGATGACCGTGCTGTAGCCGTAGCGGGCGCCCGACTTGATCCAGTAGACCTTGCCGCCGTACTCGAAGCGCTCGAATCCGGCACTCATCTTCGCGCCCGGGATGTCGGCGGGGACCGTGAACATCTCCCGCAGTTGCGGCAGGGGGACGATGCGGCCCCGGAAGAGCGTGGTGATCAGCCGCTCCAGATCGGCCGTCGTCGAGATCATGTCGCCCGCCGCCCAGCGGTCCGCCTGGTTCCAGTCGGTGACGTCGACGAACTCGGTCGTGCCGTCGGCCCACGCGACCGCCTGGTAGCCCCGGTTGTGCGGGCCGCGGATCCGCGGATCAGTGCCGGGGAAGTATGTGCTCGTCATGCCGGCGGGGCGCAACACGCGCCGGGTGGCCTGCGACGTGTACGAGTCTCCCGTCACCTTCTCGATCAGCATGCCGAGGATTGTGTAGTTGATGTTGAGGTAGTGCTGCCGCGTGCCCGGGTCGAACTCCGGGCCCTTCGCCACCGCCGATGCCACCACGTCGCGGGGCTTCAGGGTGTCGAAGCGGTGCGCGTAGGCCTCCTCGAAGGTGTCCCCGAAGCCGTCACCGGCCTGGATGCCACTGGTGTGGTTGAGCAACTGGCGTACGGTGACGGGCTTGAAGGGCACATGCGACCGCCCCGACTCCAACAGCCCCGGAAGATAGTGCTGTACGGATTCCCCCAGGTCGATCGTGTTGTGGGCGGCGAGTTGCAGCACCACGGCGGCGGTCACCACCTTGGTCGTCGACCCCGCCCGGAAGCGTGCACAGGCGTCCGCGTCCCGACGACTGATCAGATCGTGCACACCCGAACTGCCGCGCCACACCCCCTCGGTACCGCCGACCCGAACGAGCGCCGCGGTCGCGGTCGCATCCGGTAATCCGGCCAACGCGGCGGCCAGCGCCTCGGCGTCCGGGCCTTTCGGCTCGGTGTGTACGGCCGCCGGCGCCGGCGCGTCCGCGGCGAACGCGGGTGCGGCCAAGGGGCCGGCGGCCAGGGTCAGGACGAGAGCTGAGGCAAGGATCGAGGTACGGGTACGCATGGGCTCTTCCCAAGGATCGAAGGGACATCGCCACTTCAGTCTGCGAGGCCCGCCGTCCGCGCGAATCGTCGGCGCGGAGGACACCGACCCTGGTCCATCGGGGCAGCAACTCCCTCAAGCACTGCCGCCGTTGCCGGGGATCCCCCCTACGGGTCCGTGCCCCGCACGCGCACCGTCAGCCGTCGATGCGGTACCGCGCCCAAAACGGCGTCAGGTCCCGCGAAGCGGCCGCCCGAGCCGCCTTCTTGAACTCCGCCGTGGTGGAGATCCCGTACCGGTGGGCGGCGGCGTAGTCGCGCAGCAGCGTCTCCATCGCGGGTTCGCCGATCAGACGCCGCAGTTCGTGCAGCGCGCACTTGCCGTGGTCGTACACCACCGTCTCGTAGCGTGCCGGGTGCGCGTCCCAGTACCGCATCGAGTTCGTGATCCGCTCCGTCGGCGCGGCCCAGGACAGTTCGCTCCCGCACCCCTCCCCCGTCTTCCCGAGCGCGAGGTCCGTCGCGTATTCGGCGAACGATTCGTCGAGCCACGGGTCGTCGTACTCGTCGTTGCCCACGATCCCGTACCACCACTGGTGGGCGAGTTCGTGCACGAGCGCCGTGGGGCGCACGCGGTCCAGGACGAAGCCCGGATACTCCATGCCGCTGAACCACAGGTCGTCGTCCAGGACGATGTCCAGTTCGGTGTACGGGTACGCGCCGAAGCGCCCGGCGTGGGCGTCGACGGCCGCCCGCGCGACCTCCAACATGGCGCGGGCGTCGGCCGCTTCGACGCCGCCGTCCGCATACACGTTGATCTCGACGCCGGTCGCGGAGGTCCCGGATACCGCGGTGAACGGCCCCGCCGCCCAGGCGAAGTCCCGTACGTCGCGCGCCGTTGCGGTGGTGACGGTGCGTCCGGGTGCGCCCGGACGGTGGACCGAGGTGCCGGTGGCCGGTACCCGCAGGTTCGACGGGTGGTCGAGCGTGACGTCGAAGTCGGCGGCGAGCGAGTAGAAGGACTCACCCGTGTTCGTGTACGGGTCCAGGTGCCGGCCCGTCCCGTCCCGAACCGCCAGCACCGGCAGCGCGTTGCCGAGGAAGGCGTGGTCGCCGTCGTGGCCGAACCGGTCGATACCGGCCGGGACCCGGATCCGCAGCCGGAAGCCGATCGTGGCGCTCTCCCCTCGGCGCAGCGGCTCGCCCAACACGACCCGCAGGGCCGTGCAGCCGACGGACAGGCCCGCCGGAACACCGCCGGTGACCTCGGAGACCTCGATCGGCGGCGCCGAACACGTACCGTGCGCGTTGCCCCACAACCGCAGGTACACCTCGCCGAGCGGCGCGGCCGACACGTTGGTGAACCCCACCCGTTCGCGGCCGGTCCACCCGCTCCCCGAGGCGTCCCCGGTCACCTCGACCGTGTAGCGGGGCGCCGCCGGCGTGCGGACCGCCTCCGCCGGCGCCGCCGTGAACGCTCGTGCCCCTTCCGGGCGCACCGACCCGGAACTCGCTGCGACCCCCGCGACGAACGTGGCCAGGGCGGCTAGGGCGGCCACGGCAATTCTCATCGAACCCCTGTCCCCATCGCGATCCCCTCGCTGTCCCCGTCGGATCGGCGACGTGTGGAGGCGGGTGGCCGAGCCCGCGCTCGGCCACCCGCCGGTGCGGCGACGTGCCGCTCAGCCCTCGCTCTTGCGAGTGCGCTCGCGGTGCCGGGACACCGCCCGGTGCAGCGCCGCGTCCACTTCGGGCAGGTATTCCGCGATGTCCCGGCCCTGCGCGTACTCCACATACTCCACCGTGGCCACGGTGTGCAGCCCTTGGACGAGGAACGTGTACTCCCGTCCCTCCTCCAGCATCAGCACGATGGGCTTGTCGAAGGCGCTGGCCCAGCCCATCTCGATGTGGGTGCCCGGCGAGGCGGGGAAGCCCGGGAGCGCGACGAAGACGTCGGCCTTGCGGATCTCGTCCTGGTCGAGGCCGGTGCACTGGTCCGGGCGCATCAACTCGGCGCCCCATGCCTCGCGGCGGTGCGCGTTGTGCACGGCGAGTCCGCGTGCCTCGAAGTGTCGGATCAGGATGTCGAAGGGCGCCCGGGCATGCTCCGGCATCTCGCCGGTGGCCGGGTCGAGGAGTTGGATGAACGGCCCGGCCAGGAACAGCGAACTCACGTCGAGGCCGCACAGTTGGTCGGTCGAGGGGGCGATGGTCATGCGGCTGCCTCCGGAATGAGATCGTGGGAACGGAACGGCGTGGTCAGGTCTTGCGGAAACACTGGATGTACGCCTGGCCGCTGGTGCCGTACGTGTACTCGGTGCCCGCGTACGCCTGGTACGGATGCGACTCGACCCGGATGCTCCGGAAGTGCGGCAGGTACTGCCACCGCAGTTCCGGCCGGGTGCTGAAGAAGGGGATGAACACCCCGCCGGGGCGCAGCGCCCGCACGACCTCGGGCATGGTCCTCGCCCACAGCGCCTCGTCCTTCCATACGTCCATGTCCAGGGCGGGGTCGAAGAACATCCCGTCGATG
Protein-coding sequences here:
- a CDS encoding serine hydrolase domain-containing protein — encoded protein: MRTRTSILASALVLTLAAGPLAAPAFAADAPAPAAVHTEPKGPDAEALAAALAGLPDATATAALVRVGGTEGVWRGSSGVHDLISRRDADACARFRAGSTTKVVTAAVVLQLAAHNTIDLGESVQHYLPGLLESGRSHVPFKPVTVRQLLNHTSGIQAGDGFGDTFEEAYAHRFDTLKPRDVVASAVAKGPEFDPGTRQHYLNINYTILGMLIEKVTGDSYTSQATRRVLRPAGMTSTYFPGTDPRIRGPHNRGYQAVAWADGTTEFVDVTDWNQADRWAAGDMISTTADLERLITTLFRGRIVPLPQLREMFTVPADIPGAKMSAGFERFEYGGKVYWIKSGARYGYSTVIAAPEDLSRTLVVSVGSTDAKGESMNPVVQRISLAALKESREPSAPDGGASVFRV
- a CDS encoding MFS transporter; protein product: MLAAFTFNTAENLPVGLLELISAGLHVSVPAVGLLVTGYGVTVAVASVPLAHLVRAVPRRHVLSGVLAALVVSSLVAASASAYGLLLGARLSTALAQALFWAVMAPVAVGLFAAEVRGRVLGALSVAGSLALVLGVPAGTWLGRHSGWQVPMAVPAGLGLVSLATIAVLLPTARPEEEQAAYATAPDARRFAIVLAAGTLSACGAFAGFTYIVKFLGDVSGFAPSTVGVLLVVFGVACLVGVGITGALLDRFPYAALAAAVGTQAVGLLGLYAFGAHPVAAVVFLVLMGGALGPVFMAAQNAMLLCAPGRTDLALAANSGAYNAGIAAGAALGGLTLPFVGARGTFLAGGLGTVGACAVLGAGWAWQARSARAVA
- the bla gene encoding class A beta-lactamase, producing MEFGPSRRGVLGGVAAGVLAVVVPGAGSAVARGLDDRGVVGRLRALERAHSARLGVFACDAVSGRAVVHRADELFPMCSSFKTIAVAAVLRDLDRDGQFLGSRIRYTEKDVTESGYAPITGRPENLADGMIVADLCAAAIAYSDNGAANLLLRRLGGPGAVTGFCRSVGDEVTRLDRWEPALNSAEPGRVTDTSSPRALGRTYARLALGGALDARDRERLTGWLLANTTGGKRLRAGLPAGWVVADKTGTGSCGTTNDVAIVRPPDRGPIVMAVLSTKDDAAAPADEALLAETATVLAEALG
- a CDS encoding winged helix-turn-helix transcriptional regulator, translating into MNKDRFADMSCSVARTAALIADPWALLVLRDLFLGLVRFDELRRDLDIATNVLADRLDRLRAAGLVVREPYQQRPVRHEYHLTDAGRDLYGVVLSLLAWGDRHLAVDGVPMRLVHKSCGRPCTPTVTCGHCGEELVDEAVEVLPGPGGRDAPGTAVIAQRLFGAQDRADDAGESDVHEAGTRP
- a CDS encoding M1 family metallopeptidase is translated as MAALAALATFVAGVAASSGSVRPEGARAFTAAPAEAVRTPAAPRYTVEVTGDASGSGWTGRERVGFTNVSAAPLGEVYLRLWGNAHGTCSAPPIEVSEVTGGVPAGLSVGCTALRVVLGEPLRRGESATIGFRLRIRVPAGIDRFGHDGDHAFLGNALPVLAVRDGTGRHLDPYTNTGESFYSLAADFDVTLDHPSNLRVPATGTSVHRPGAPGRTVTTATARDVRDFAWAAGPFTAVSGTSATGVEINVYADGGVEAADARAMLEVARAAVDAHAGRFGAYPYTELDIVLDDDLWFSGMEYPGFVLDRVRPTALVHELAHQWWYGIVGNDEYDDPWLDESFAEYATDLALGKTGEGCGSELSWAAPTERITNSMRYWDAHPARYETVVYDHGKCALHELRRLIGEPAMETLLRDYAAAHRYGISTTAEFKKAARAAASRDLTPFWARYRIDG
- a CDS encoding alpha/beta fold hydrolase, with amino-acid sequence MNFGPGLLPRRLLRSGRVVVAFVLALLLTVGVAGCSASSGDDVPSYAAATRGDRDFEGSFRHEFADVDGVRMHYVTGGSGTPVVLLHGWPQTWYGWWPIMPELAKRHTVYAVDLPGLGDSTGSPTGYDKATLARYVHTLIADRLGVRDARVVGHDFGAAVAFQYAGQFPGDTARLGYLDLPLPGPAIDARTYRTLSWHIAFHSQRRVPEAVVGNDVRKYLALFYPQVAFGGSAFGGNSDRSPFDDAEVEEYARTYSRPGVLSGGFELYRALDKDVSDTVAVAPVRVPTLLMTAQGQLDAIRGTVAPRVTDIVRAVDVPNAGHWLVEENPRFVAGELSRFLDG
- a CDS encoding nucleoside 2-deoxyribosyltransferase, which gives rise to MTIAPSTDQLCGLDVSSLFLAGPFIQLLDPATGEMPEHARAPFDILIRHFEARGLAVHNAHRREAWGAELMRPDQCTGLDQDEIRKADVFVALPGFPASPGTHIEMGWASAFDKPIVLMLEEGREYTFLVQGLHTVATVEYVEYAQGRDIAEYLPEVDAALHRAVSRHRERTRKSEG
- a CDS encoding nuclear transport factor 2 family protein — its product is MYHTIVRAKTRRIWARMARGDYRAAVDMAAPTVRFRFVGDAAPAAELVGRDAFEQWFADLYRLLPDLRLRLTDVVAKGWPWKTTVVVRLAVTATLADGSRYENEGVQWVTLRWGRMVDDYVLEDTARLAAAIERQHHAVAQAAGGR